DNA sequence from the Thermococcus gammatolerans EJ3 genome:
CCTGAAGTTCGTCGGTCTCGACAACTTCAGATGGGCGCTCAACGATCCCGGCTTCAGGTCAGCTTTCCTCTGGACGTGGATCTTCGTGGCGACCAGCGTTACCCTCAAGGTCCTTGCGGGCATATTCCTCTCCGTCCTCTACAACAGCAAATACGTCATCGGGAAGTCCCTCTACCGGGCGCTCCTCATAATTCCCTGGGCCCTTCCTCTCCTGTTCTCGATCACGGTCTGGCGCTTCATGTTCGATCCGATATTCGGGCCCGTTAACATAATCCTCCGCGATTTTGGAGTTTCAAATCCCCCTGACTGGATAAACAACGCGACCTACGGCTTCATAGCCCTCAACATCATCGAGGTCTGGCTGGCTTACCCCTTCATGATGACGGTGATAACCTCGGCCCTTCAATCGGTTCCGGATATACTGGTTGAGGCGGCCATAATAGACGGCGCCAACTACTGGCAGAGGCTCACCAAGGTTGTTCTGCCAATCGTGAGCAAGCCGATAGCCTTCGCGACCATACTAACGAGCGCCGCGAGCTTCCAGTACTTCCTTGTTCCCTTCCTCTACAACGGCTCCCTCTTTGAGGACAGGTTCCTGCTCCTCTACGGTTACCGGAAGGCATTTGGGGCGTCGGTTCCCCACTACGGCAGGGCTGCTGCCGTTCTCTTCATAGCCACGCTGATCCTGGCGGTTTACATGTACATAAGCATGAAGATAACCAAACTGCAGGAGGGGGCGAGCTGATGTTCGATTTCCACTTCAGGAACAGAAGGGAGCTTTTTAAGGCCCTCCTCGCAACGGCCCTGGCTATAATCGTCATGGGTATAATTCTCTTTCCCGTGTATTATGTGTTCACGGTCTCACTTAAGCCCCAAGGAACGCTCGCCTCGACGTCTCTCGACCTCTTACCGGACCAGATGACACTCCAGAACTACAAAGAGGTAATGTTTGGCCACAAGGATGCGACCGTAAAGACCAAGGTCTTCAACATAACTTCCTCAAGGGGCAAGCTCATCGGAACGGAATACACCATAGAGTACATGGACGGCGTGCTCTACGGGAAGTACAGAGGTCTGCCCCCCAGGTTCAATCTCAAGTATATCTCGCACCTAAAGGTTGAAGGGGCTAACAGAAGCGTCGAAAACGGCCAAGTGCAGTACCTCGGAGGCAAGTTCGTCTCTATGGATGCGAAGAGAATTATGGTCTCCTTAGCTTCCCTTAGGAGGGAGTACCTATATCTCACGGCCAAGGAAGTCAGGATAACCGTGAACGGCAAGACGGGCATTCCCCTCGATGGCTTCACCAAGGTCGGTAACAACACCTACGTTGGCAGGGACGTCACCCTCAAAATTCCGGACAGAGTTAGGCTTGACTCCGAGGAGGGACACTTTGAGGCCAGGGACTTCTACTACGTCTTCATCAACCAGATCGGCGGCGGTTTCTTTGGCTATCTCAAGAGAAGCCTGATCATAGCGTCCCTGACAGTCGTGCTAACGCTACTCTTCGCGGTTCCAGCCGCTTACGCCTTTTCGAGGCTCAAGTTCTTCGGCAGGGAGCACATCCTGTACTTTTACCTGATGTTCACGCAGGTTTCCGGAGGCCTTGGGATAGCCGGCTTGGTGGCCCTCTACGGAATGCTCGTTAAGCTCGACCTAACCAACAACATCTACGTCCTCCCCCTCATCTATGCCGCCGGTGGAGTTCCCTTCAACACGTGGCTCCTCAAGAGCTACCTCGACTCCATAAGTCCGGACTTCGACGAGGCCGCGCTGGTGGACGGTGCAAACTACCTCCAGATAATCTGGCACGTGCTACTGCCGATGGCCCTGCCCGGAATAGCTACCGTTGCCATCTTTGCATTCATAGGCGGCTGGACCGAGCTCATTCTTGCAAGCCTTCTTATCGACAACGAAAGCAAATACCCGCTAACGGTGTGGCTTTACAGTATGCTCAACGATCTCAGGAACGTGTCGTGGAACCAGTTCTCCGCGGCGGCACTGCTCTTCGCGCTCCCCGTGTTCATAATGTTCCTGCTGGCCCAGAACTACATCAAGAGTGGCTTAACAGTTGGGGGTCTCAAGGAATGATTTCGTTTTTTACGGCTTCGTATTCGGAGGTGTTGTGAGATGGTACGGTGGAATAGAAAGCTTGCCCTTTCCCTGCTCCTGATCGGGGTTATGCTCGTGAGTGCGTTCGCTGTAAACCTGGGCGGTGCTAACGAGACCACTCCAAAGCCCCTGAACGTTATCATCGTCTGGCATCAGCACCAGCCCTTCTACTACGATCCAGTCCTCAACGTTTACACGAGGCCATGGGTAAGGTTGCATGCCGCCAACGACTACTGGAAGATGGCCCACTACCTGAGCGAGTATCCAGAAGTGCACGCCACAATCGACCTTTCCGGTTCCCTCATAGCTCAGATAGTGGACTACATGAACGGCCGGGAGGACACCCTTCAGCTCATCAGCTACAAGATCGCGAACGGCGCTCCACTGAGCCTCGACGAAAAATGGCAGGTTCTCCAAGTCCCGGGTGGATTCTTCGACCACACGATCCCCTGGAACGGCGAGCCGGTAACCGATAGGGATGGAAACCCCACGAGAAAGTTCTGGAGGCACTACACCGAGCTCAAAGACAAGCTCATGAACGCGAAGAAGAAGTACTCAAACCTGTCCCTTGAGGAGCAGAAGGTTAAGATAACGGGCGAGTTCACGGAGCAGGACTACGTGGATCTGGCCGTTTATTTCAACTTGGCATGGATAGACTACGGCTATATCGTGAGCCACCCCGAGCTGAAGGCCATCTACGATAGGGTGGATGAGGGCAACTACACAAGGGAGGATCTTAAAACCGTTCTGAACGCCCAGATGTGGCTTCTCAACCACACCTTCGAGGAGCACGAGAGGATAAACCTCCTCCTCGGCAACGGAAACGTCGAGGTCACGGTGGTTCCCTACGCCCACCCGATAGGGCCGATCCTCAACGACTTTGGCTGGGAGGGTGACTTTGACGCACAGGTGAAGAAGGCGGACGAACTTTACCGCGAGTACATCGGGAACGGCACCGTTGCACCGAGGGGAGGCTGGGCCGCCGAATCGGCTCTAAACGATAAGACGCTCGAAATACTGGCTGACAACGGCTGGGAATGGGTAATGACCGATCAGATGGTGCTTGAAAGGATGGGAATTCCAAAGACCGTCGACAACTACTATCACCCCTGGGTGGCCCAGTTCGGCGACAGGAAGATATACCTCTTCCCGAGGAACCACGACCTCAGCGACAGGGTTGGCTTCCGCTACGCCGGCATGAACCAGTACCAGGCCGTTGAGGACTTCGTAAACGAGCTTCTTAAGATTCAGAAGCAGAACTACGACGGTTCCCTCGTCTACGTCATAACCCTCGACGGCGAGAACCCGTGGGAGCACTACCCCTACGACGGTCAGCTCTTCCTCACCCAGCTCTACAAGAGGCTCACCGAACTCCAGGAGGCGGGCCTCATAAGAACGCTGACGCCGAGCGAGTACATCCAGCTCTACGGGGACAAGGCCAAGGTTTTAACACCCAAGATGATGGAGCGCCTCGATTTTACCAGTGAGGAGCGAGTTAAGGCCCTTCTGAAGGCCCAGAGCCTCAACGAGCTCTACGATATGGCCGGGATAAATGAGGAGATGCAGTGGCCCGAGAGCAGCTGGATAGATGGAACACTCTCAACGTGGATCGGTGAGCCCCAGGAGAACTACGCCTGGTACTGGCTTTATCTTGCCAGAAAGACCCTCATGGAGCACAACGCTTCGATGGGCCTTGCTAGGTGGGAGAACGCCAACGAGTACCTACTCAGGGCCGAGGGAAGCGACTGGTTCTGGTGGTATGGCAAGGATCAGGACAGCGGGCAGGATTACGCCTTCGACCGCTACTTCAAAGCCTACCTCTACGAGATCTACCGCCTCGCGAACGTGACCCCGCCGGATTACCTCTACGGCAACTATTATCCTGATGGCGAGCCCTACCTCAGGAGGGCCCTCGACGGACTCAAGGAGGGCCAGGTAAGGACGTACTCAAGCCTCTCCCCCCTTGCCGAGAACGTTAGCGTTTACTTCGACGGTGAGGGGCTTCACTTTGTTCTCAACGGCAACCTGAGCGAGTTTGAGGTGAGCCTGTACGAGGTGAACAGGCACGTTGGGAACACCTTCACCCTGCTCCAGAGCAGACCGGACGAGCTGAGCTATTCAACTTGGCCGTTCTCAAAGGACAGCGTCGGTCTAATGATAACCAAGCATATCGTTTACAGAAACGGCACGGCCGAGCTCTACAACGCAACCGACTACGATAACTCAACCCTCCTCGGCAACCTTACGGTGAAGAAGACCGAAGACTCAGTGGATATCACGGTGCCCTTCGACAACCTCGAGAGCCCCAGCGACTTCTATTTCGCGGTGTCGACCGTGAGAAACGGCAGCCTCGAGGTTATCAGCACACCCGTTGAGCTCAAGCTTCCAACCCAGGTTAAGGGCGCGATCATAGCCGACATAAAGGATCCTGAAGGGGACGACCACGGCCCGGGAACCTACACCTACCCAACGGATGGGGTCTTCAAGCCCGGCGTCTTCGATCTCCTCCGCTTCAGACTCCTCGAAGGAGCCGACGGCTACATCATGGAGTTCTACTTCAAGAACCTTGGCGACAATCCCTGGAACGGGCCGAACGGATTCAGTCTGCAGATAATTGAGGTTTACCTCGACTACAAACCCGGCGGGAACACTTCTGCAATAAAAATGTTCCCGGATGGCCCCGGTGCGAACGTTAACCTCGACCCAGAGCATCCGTGGGACGTGGCGTTCAGAATAGCTGGCTGGGACTACGGCAACCTCATCGTCCTGCCGAACGGTACGGTTTACCAGGGTGAGATGAAGATCTCGACCGATCCAACCAAGAACGCCATAATAGTCAAGATCCCGAAGAAGTACATAAAGATTGACGAGGACTACGGACTCTGGGGAGACGTCCTGACTGGATCGCAGGATGGCTATGGTCCTGACAAGTGGAGACCGGTAGCTGTTACGGCCGAGCAGTGGAAGGTCGGAGGCGGAGATCCAGACGCCATCATAGCGGGCGTTGAGCCAAGGGTGATGGATGAACTCGTGCCGCCTGGCTTTAAACCAACTCAGGAGCAGCAGCTGAGCTCCTACGATGCCGAGAACGGAAAGCGCGCGACAGTTAAGGCGATTTCCCTCCTCAAGACCGGTATAGTCGTCAAGGATCCGGAGGGAGATGATCACGGTCCAGGAACTTACACATATCCAACTGACCCCGTCTTCGTTCCAGGCGCCTTTGATCTCCTCAAGTTTAAAATGGTGAACGAAAGCGACTACTGGCATCTTGAGTTTTACTTCAAGGATCTCGGTGACAATCCCTGGAACGGGCCGAACGGATTCAGCCTCCAGATAATCGAGGCATACTTCGACTTCAAGGACGGAGGCAACACTTCCGCTATAAAGATGTTCCCCGACGGGCCAGGTGCCAACGTTGATCTCGATCCAAGCCATCCCTGGGATCTCGCCCTTAGAATAGCTGGCTGGGACTACGGTAACTTAATTGTTCTCCCAAACGGGACCGTTTACCAGGGTGAGATGAAGATCTCGGCCGATCCAACCAAGAACGCGATAATCGTAGAGCTCCCTAAGAGGTACCTCAGGGTCAACCGGGAGTACGGCCTCTACGCCTCAATACTCACGGGAAGCCAAGACGGTTACGGTCCTGACAAGTGGAGACCAGTAGCTGTTACGGCCGAGCAGTGGAAGGTTGGTGGAGGGGATCCTGATGCCATCATAGCCGGCGTCGAGCCAAGGGTGATGGACGAGCTCGTCCCGCCCGGCTTCAAACCCACTCAGGAGCAGCAGCTGAGCTCTTATGATGCCGAGAACGGAAAGAGGGCCACGGTGCTGATGATAACCCTCATCAAGGGCACATCCACTGGTGGAGGCACTACCACAACAACCACTACACCCAGTCCAACGACCACCACGACTACTTCAACTACCACTATATCAACCACAACAACCACGTCCTCCTCGGGAGGTGGCACCAGCTCTGGGCCAACAACTACGACGACGAGTACCACTACAACTTCAACGACCACAACCACCACTACACCCACCACTACCACAACGTCGACGACAACTTCAAAGAAGGGCGGCTGGAAGCTCTGTGGGCCCGCTGTGATAGTGGGCCTTGCCCTAATGCCGCTCCTTCTACGGAGGAAGCTCTGACCTTTTTACACATTTTTGGAGGTGATCCAATGGCCGAAGTCGTGCTCAGGGGCGTGTGGAAGCGGTTTGGTGAGGTTGTTGCGGTTAGGGATATGAACCTTCACGTTAAGGATGGGGAGTTCATGATCCTTCTCGGGCCAAGCGGGTGCGGAAAGACGACGACGCTGAGGATGATAGCAGGCTTAGAAGAGCCTACGAAGGGACAGATATACATCGGAGACAAGCTCGTTGCAGACCCCGAGAAGGGTGTTTTCGTCCCGCCGAGGGATAGGGACATCGCCATGGTCTTCCAGAGTTATGCTTTATACCCTCACATGACGGTTTATGATAACATTGCATTCCCGCTCAAGCTTAGAAAAGTACCAAAACAAGAAATCGACAGAAGAGTTAGGGAAGTTGCGGAAATGCTTGGACTAACAGAACTCCTCAACAGGAAGCCGAGGGAGTTGAGCGGTGGCCAGAAGCAGAGGGTAGCCCTCGGGAGAGCAATAGTTAGAAAACCCAAGGTTTTCCTGATGGACGAGCCGCTGAGCAACCTCGACGCCAAACTCAGGGTTAAAATGCGTGCTGAGTTGAAGAAGTTGCAGAGGCAGCTTGGGGTTACTACGATTTACGTTACACACGATCAGGTTGAGGCAATGACAATGGGTGACAGGATTGCTGTGATAAATCAGGGTGTTCTGCAGCAGGTGGGAACTCCTGATGAGGTTTACGACAGGCCGGCTAATACGTTTGTTGCGGGCTTTATAGGCTCGCCGCCGATGAATTTCATGGATGCCACCATAACTGAGGATGGGTTTGCGGACTTCGGGGAGTTTAGACTTAAACTCCTGCCTGAGCATGTGGAGGTGCT
Encoded proteins:
- a CDS encoding carbohydrate ABC transporter permease, giving the protein MKKSTVAALTLILPGMAAFLFFNIYPILYSIYIAFTNAQMGNFPTHNPSAPPLKFVGLDNFRWALNDPGFRSAFLWTWIFVATSVTLKVLAGIFLSVLYNSKYVIGKSLYRALLIIPWALPLLFSITVWRFMFDPIFGPVNIILRDFGVSNPPDWINNATYGFIALNIIEVWLAYPFMMTVITSALQSVPDILVEAAIIDGANYWQRLTKVVLPIVSKPIAFATILTSAASFQYFLVPFLYNGSLFEDRFLLLYGYRKAFGASVPHYGRAAAVLFIATLILAVYMYISMKITKLQEGAS
- a CDS encoding sugar ABC transporter permease, producing the protein MFDFHFRNRRELFKALLATALAIIVMGIILFPVYYVFTVSLKPQGTLASTSLDLLPDQMTLQNYKEVMFGHKDATVKTKVFNITSSRGKLIGTEYTIEYMDGVLYGKYRGLPPRFNLKYISHLKVEGANRSVENGQVQYLGGKFVSMDAKRIMVSLASLRREYLYLTAKEVRITVNGKTGIPLDGFTKVGNNTYVGRDVTLKIPDRVRLDSEEGHFEARDFYYVFINQIGGGFFGYLKRSLIIASLTVVLTLLFAVPAAYAFSRLKFFGREHILYFYLMFTQVSGGLGIAGLVALYGMLVKLDLTNNIYVLPLIYAAGGVPFNTWLLKSYLDSISPDFDEAALVDGANYLQIIWHVLLPMALPGIATVAIFAFIGGWTELILASLLIDNESKYPLTVWLYSMLNDLRNVSWNQFSAAALLFALPVFIMFLLAQNYIKSGLTVGGLKE
- a CDS encoding glucodextranase DOMON-like domain-containing protein — translated: MVRWNRKLALSLLLIGVMLVSAFAVNLGGANETTPKPLNVIIVWHQHQPFYYDPVLNVYTRPWVRLHAANDYWKMAHYLSEYPEVHATIDLSGSLIAQIVDYMNGREDTLQLISYKIANGAPLSLDEKWQVLQVPGGFFDHTIPWNGEPVTDRDGNPTRKFWRHYTELKDKLMNAKKKYSNLSLEEQKVKITGEFTEQDYVDLAVYFNLAWIDYGYIVSHPELKAIYDRVDEGNYTREDLKTVLNAQMWLLNHTFEEHERINLLLGNGNVEVTVVPYAHPIGPILNDFGWEGDFDAQVKKADELYREYIGNGTVAPRGGWAAESALNDKTLEILADNGWEWVMTDQMVLERMGIPKTVDNYYHPWVAQFGDRKIYLFPRNHDLSDRVGFRYAGMNQYQAVEDFVNELLKIQKQNYDGSLVYVITLDGENPWEHYPYDGQLFLTQLYKRLTELQEAGLIRTLTPSEYIQLYGDKAKVLTPKMMERLDFTSEERVKALLKAQSLNELYDMAGINEEMQWPESSWIDGTLSTWIGEPQENYAWYWLYLARKTLMEHNASMGLARWENANEYLLRAEGSDWFWWYGKDQDSGQDYAFDRYFKAYLYEIYRLANVTPPDYLYGNYYPDGEPYLRRALDGLKEGQVRTYSSLSPLAENVSVYFDGEGLHFVLNGNLSEFEVSLYEVNRHVGNTFTLLQSRPDELSYSTWPFSKDSVGLMITKHIVYRNGTAELYNATDYDNSTLLGNLTVKKTEDSVDITVPFDNLESPSDFYFAVSTVRNGSLEVISTPVELKLPTQVKGAIIADIKDPEGDDHGPGTYTYPTDGVFKPGVFDLLRFRLLEGADGYIMEFYFKNLGDNPWNGPNGFSLQIIEVYLDYKPGGNTSAIKMFPDGPGANVNLDPEHPWDVAFRIAGWDYGNLIVLPNGTVYQGEMKISTDPTKNAIIVKIPKKYIKIDEDYGLWGDVLTGSQDGYGPDKWRPVAVTAEQWKVGGGDPDAIIAGVEPRVMDELVPPGFKPTQEQQLSSYDAENGKRATVKAISLLKTGIVVKDPEGDDHGPGTYTYPTDPVFVPGAFDLLKFKMVNESDYWHLEFYFKDLGDNPWNGPNGFSLQIIEAYFDFKDGGNTSAIKMFPDGPGANVDLDPSHPWDLALRIAGWDYGNLIVLPNGTVYQGEMKISADPTKNAIIVELPKRYLRVNREYGLYASILTGSQDGYGPDKWRPVAVTAEQWKVGGGDPDAIIAGVEPRVMDELVPPGFKPTQEQQLSSYDAENGKRATVLMITLIKGTSTGGGTTTTTTTPSPTTTTTTSTTTISTTTTTSSSGGGTSSGPTTTTTSTTTTSTTTTTTTPTTTTTSTTTSKKGGWKLCGPAVIVGLALMPLLLRRKL
- a CDS encoding ABC transporter ATP-binding protein — protein: MAEVVLRGVWKRFGEVVAVRDMNLHVKDGEFMILLGPSGCGKTTTLRMIAGLEEPTKGQIYIGDKLVADPEKGVFVPPRDRDIAMVFQSYALYPHMTVYDNIAFPLKLRKVPKQEIDRRVREVAEMLGLTELLNRKPRELSGGQKQRVALGRAIVRKPKVFLMDEPLSNLDAKLRVKMRAELKKLQRQLGVTTIYVTHDQVEAMTMGDRIAVINQGVLQQVGTPDEVYDRPANTFVAGFIGSPPMNFMDATITEDGFADFGEFRLKLLPEHVEVLRDKNLLGRDVIFGIRPEDIYDAMFAQVKVPGENMVRAMVEIIENLGSEKIVHLRVGGITFLGSFRSESKVREGQEVDVVFDMRKAHIFERKSGKAIF